A genome region from Arachis duranensis cultivar V14167 chromosome 6, aradu.V14167.gnm2.J7QH, whole genome shotgun sequence includes the following:
- the LOC107492112 gene encoding mannosylglycoprotein endo-beta-mannosidase gives MAEQHRKTVLDSGWLAARSTEVQFTGIQLTTTHPPTSPTSPWMQALVPGTVLGTLVKNKVVPDPFYGLQNEDIVDIADSGRDYYTFWFFTTFDCKLSINQHCDLNFRGINYYADVYLNGHEITLPKGMFRRHSIDVTDILHPDGSNLLAVLVHPPDHPGRIPPEGGQGGDHEIGKDVATQYVEGWDWIAPIRDRNTGIWDEVSISVTGPVKIIDPHLVSSFFDNYERAYLHTTTELENKSSWTAECSLSIQVIMELEDNICLVEHVETQYLSVPANSRVQYTFPELFFYKPNLWWPNGMGKQSLYNVIINIDVKEYGESDSWSHLFGFRKIESHIDDATGGRLFKVNGEPIFIRGGNWILSDGLLRLSKKRYNADIKFHADMNLNMIRCWGGGLAERPEFYHYCDYYGLLVWQEFWITGDVDGRGDPISNPNGPLDHDLFLFCARDTVKLLRNHPSLALWVGGNEQTPPDDINTALKNDLRLHPWFETVDETNKSVGHLSLELTDPSQYLDGTRIYIEGSLWDGFADGKGNFTDGPYEIQNPEDFFKDNYYDYGFNPEVGSVGVPVASTIRATMPPEGWKIPVFKKLSNGYVEEVPNPIWEYHKYIPYSKPSKVHDQIQLYGDAKDLDDFCLKAQLVNYVQYRALLEGWSSRMWSKYTGVLIWKTQNPWTGLRGQFYDHLLDQTAGFYGCRCAAEPIHIQLNLATYSIEVVNTTLKELSNVAMEASVWNLEGTCSYYKILENLSLLPKKVASISEMDYPKSKNSEPVYFLLLKLYSMSDHTTISRNFYWLHISGGDYKLLEPYRKKKIPLRITSQTSNEGSTYKIQIQVKNTSKEPYSKRSTGRLSYVDGKDSLETADSLVDKEHEVGWFKRLQRCFAGKSDGLKVYEINGDDVGVAFFLHFSVHTSKKDNKEGEDTRILPVHYSDNYISVIPGEVMHIELTFEVTDPEGVTPCVALHAWNYDEAHFIL, from the exons ATGGCGGAGCAACACCGCAAGACGGTGCTTGATTCAGGGTGGCTGGCAGCCAGGTCCACCGAAGTCCAATTCACTGGAATCCAGCTCACCACGACTCACCCCCCTACTTCCCCCACTTCACCATGGATGCAAGCTCTCGTCCCTGGAAc TGTTCTGGGGACCTTAGTGAAGAACAAAGTGGTGCCTGATCCCTTTTATGGACTTCAAAATGAAGACATTGTAGATATTGCTGATTCTGGAAGAGATTATTATACCTTCTGGTTTTTTACCACCTTTGACTGTAAGCTG TCTATCAATCAACACTGTGATCTGAACTTCCGTGGAATCAATTACTATGCTGATGTGTATTTGAATGGGCACGAAATCACATTGCCAAAAGGAATGTTTCGAAGGCATTCAATTGATGTCACCGATATTCTTCACCCTGATGGCAGTAATCTTCTAGCTGTTCTTGTTCACCCTCCCGATCATCCGGGGAGAATTCCTCCTGAAGGGGGACAGGGTGGTGATCACGAG ATAGGCAAGGATGTTGCCACACAATATGTGGAAGGCTGGGATTGGATAGCTCCAATAAG AGATAGGAATACTGGAATATGGGATGAAGTTTCCATTTCTGTTACTGGG CCAGTAAAAATAATTGATCCGCACTTGGTGTCATCATTTTTTGACAATTATGAAAGAGCTTATCTACACACAACTACTGAGTTGGAAAATAAGAGCTCCTGGACTGCTGAGTGTTCTTTGAGTATCCAAGTGATCATGGAACTTGAGGATAACATTTGCCTAGTGGAGCATGTGGAAACTCAATATCTCTCAGTTCCAGCAAATTCAAGGGTGCAGTATACATTTCCTGAG CTTTTCTTCTATAAGCCCAATTTATGGTGGCCAAATGGAATGGGAAAGCAGTCTTTGTACAATGTTATCATTAACATTGATGTTAAAGAATATGGTGAGTCTGATTCATGGAGCCATCTCTTTGGGTTCCGCAAAATTGAGAGCCATATTGATGATGCTACTGGAGGGAG gtTGTTTAAAGTCAATGGAGAACCAATTTTTATTCGAGGGGGAAACTGGATATTGTCTGATGGGCTACTGAGGCTTTCTAAGAAGCGGTATAATGCAGATATAAAATTTCATGCAGATATGAATTTAAACATGATTCGTTGCTGGGGTGGTGGACTTGCAGAAAGGCCAGAGTTTTATCATTATTGTGACTATTATGGCCTTCTG GTATGGCAAGAGTTCTGGATAACTGGGGATGTTGATGGACGTGGCGATCCAATATCAAATCCAAATGGACCTCTAGACCatgatcttttcttgttttgtgcaAGAGACACGGTGAAGCTTCTCAGAAATCATCCTAGTCTTGCTCTCTGGGTGGGTGGAAATGAACAAACTCCACCAGATGATATAAATACTGCTTTGAAAAATGATCTGAGGCTTCATCCTTGGTTTGAAACTGTAGATGAAACTAACAAATCTGTAGGACACTTGTCTCTGGAGCTGACCGATCCCAGTCAGTACCTTGATGGCACACGCATATACATAGAAGGATCATTGTGGGATGGGTTTGCTGATGGAAAGGGGAACTTCACTGATGGTCCTTATGAAATTCAAAATCCGGAAGACTTCTTCAAGgataattattatgattatgGATTTAATCCAGAGGTTGGCTCCGTAGGAGTGCCAGTTGCATCTACCATAAGAGCCACAATGCCTCCGGAAGGATGGAAGATACCAGTGTTTAAGAAACTTTCCAATGGTTATGTAGAAGAAGTTCCGAACCCCATATGGGAGTACCATAAATACATTCCTTATTCGAAACCAAGCAAGGTTCATGATCAAATTCAACTTTATGGTGATGCAAAAGATCTTGAtgatttttgtttgaag GCTCAACTTGTCAATTACGTACAATATAGAGCTCTTCTCGAAGGATGGAGCTCTCGAATGTGGAGCAAATATACCGGTGTATTGATTTGGAAGACGCAAAATCCTTGGACAGGTCTGAGAGGTCAGTTTTACGATCATCTCCTTGACCAAACCGCAGGCTTCTATGGTTGTCGATGTGCTGCCGAGCCAATTCACATACAACTTAATCTGGCTACATATTCTATAGAG GTTGTTAATACTACGTTGAAAGAATTATCTAATGTCGCTATGGAAGCTTCAGTGTGGAATCTGGAAGGAACATGCTCATACTATAAGATTCTTGAAAATCTCTCTTTGCTGCCAAAGAAAGTTGCATCTATTTCTGAGATGGATTATCCGAAGTCAAAAAATTCAGAACcagtttattttcttcttctcaaacTATACAGCATGTCAGATCACACAACCATCTCTAGAAACTTTTATTGGTTACATATTTCCGGTGGAGATTACAAGCTATTGGAGCCATATAGGAAGAAGAAAATACCTCTCAGGATAACCTCCCAGACTTCCAATGAAGGGTCCacttacaaaattcaaattcaagtgAAGAACACATCAAAAGAACCATACTCTAAACGTTCAACAGGTAGGCTCAGCTATGTTGATGGTAAGGACTCACTGGAAACAGCAGATTCCTTGGTTGACAAGGAACATGAAGTTGGTTGGTTTAAGAGGTTACAGAGATGTTTTGCTGGGAAAAGTGATGGTTTGAAAGTTTATGAGATAAATGGGGATGACGTTGGtgttgctttctttcttcatttttctgtTCATACCTCAAAGAAGGACAATAAGGAAGGGGAAGACACAAGAATTCTTCCGGTTCATTATTCAGATAATTACATTTCAGTGATCCCAGGAGAGGTGATGCATATTGAGTTGACTTTTGAAGTCACTGACCCTGAGGGTGTCACTCCTTGTGTTGCTCTGCATGCTTGGAATTACGATGAAGCACACTTCATTCTATGA
- the LOC107492116 gene encoding pentatricopeptide repeat-containing protein At3g05340, which yields MKSRWKFNVYIPSLVDSLSSPVNLKNPPLPTSQNPFPAPTSASLLSLCGRDGNLRLGSSIHAHLIKQSQSFDFDRFPRNALFVWNSLLSMYSKCGELQDALKVFDRMPVRDIVSWNTMISGFLRNRDFDSGLMFFKKQRSESGTGCCGFDKATLTTVLSACDGVGFSSLTKMIHGLVFLGGFEKEITVGNALITSYFKCGCFSEWRQVFDEMLERNVVTWTAVISGLAQNEFYEDSLNLFAQMRCGAVSPNILTYLSSLMACSGLQALREGCKIHGLLWKLGMQSDLCIESALMDFYSKCGSLEEAWKIFESAEELDEISLTVILVAFAQNGFEEEAIQIFMRMLKLGIEVDPNMVSAILGVFGIDTSLSLGKQIHSLVIKKNFIQNPFVSNGLVNMYSKCGDLNDSLQVFHRMSQKNSVSWNSIIAAFARHGDGFRALEFYEEMRMEGVAPTDVTFLSLLHACSHAGFVDKGMEFLESMTRDHGISPRSEHYACVVDMLGRAGLLEEAKKFIEGFPENPGVPIWQALLGACSIHGDSEMGKYAADQLFLATPERPAPYVLMANIYSIEGKWKERAGAIKRMKEMGVAKEVGISCIEIDKKVNSFVVGDKLHPKADIIYWVLCGLLEHLKDEGYVPDKKCILYYLGQENKDYYINIEHLNIMRIMGSWLLSGLTLTATPTPITILPFRKHGSPFIPKKQARRVSYSCSCRSREDVPLSTASAYAVLGLQPDCSTTEIKAAFRSKVKQFHPDVNKDGDSMIRRVIEAYQILSNCTRSEIIERECLDPFDAPECEAFDIFVNELLCVGKACSSSCVQRAPHAFSFVSSTGTARASSQGHGDDYQVQCAVGQCPRNCIHYVTPSQRILLEELLDSILEAPYDISAEADLLYSLITKAKFENNRFQKPKKQPKTSSQHVEWF from the exons ATGAAATCCAGATGGAAATTCAATGTTTATATCCCTTCATTGGTGGATTCTCTCAGTTCCCCCGTCAATCTGAAGAACCCACCATTACCAACTTCTCAAAACCCATTCCCTGCACCAACCTCAGCTTCTCTTCTCTCCCTTTGCGGCAGAGATGGAAACCTTCGCCTTGGTTCTTCCATCCATGCCCATCTCATCAAACAATCTCAATCATTCGATTTTGATAGGTTCCCACGTAATGCCCTTTTTGTTTGGAACTCTCTCTTGTCGATGTACTCGAAATGTGGTGAACTGCAGGATGCCCTTAAGGTGTTTGATCGAATGCCCGTGAGAGATATAGTGTCATGGAACACTATGATTTCTGGGTTTTTAAGAAACAGGGATTTTGATTCGGGTTTAATGTTCTTTAAGAAGCAAAGGAGTGAGTCAGGGACAGGGTGTTGTGGATTTGATAAAGCAACTCTGACTACAGTGCTGTCAGCTTGTGATGGAGTTGGATTCTCTAGTTTAACCAAAATGATCCATGGTTTGGTGTTTCTTGGTGGCTTTGAGAAGGAAATTACGGTGGGAAATGCTCTCATAACTTCATACTTTAAGTGTGGGTGTTTTAGTGAATGGAGGCAGGTTTTTGATGAGATGCTTGAGAGGAATGTTGTGACTTGGACAGCAGTGATTTCTGGCCTTGCGCAAAATGAATTTTATGAGgatagtttgaatttgtttgCTCAAATGCGTTGCGGGGCAGTGAGTCCTAATATTTTGACCTATTTGAGCTCACTTATGGCTTGTTCAGGTTTACAGGCACTGAGGGAAGGTTGTAAAATTCATGGCCTGCTTTGGAAGTTAGGAATGCAGTCGGATTTATGCATTGAAAGTGCTTTGATGGATTTTTATTCGAAGTGCGGAAGTTTAGAAGAAGCATGGAAAATTTTTGAGTCTGCGGAGGAGCTAGATGAAATTTCCTTAACTGTAATCCTTGTAGCCTTTGCTCAAAATGGATTTGAGGAGGAGGCTATCCAGATATTCATGAGAATGTTGAAATTGGGTATTGAAGTGGATCCCAACATGGTTTCTGCTATTCTTGGCGTATTTGGAATTGACACGTCTTTGTCTCTTGGTAAGCAGATTCACTCTTTGGTTATTAAGAAGAACTTCATTCAGAATCCTTTTGTAAGTAATGGCCTTGTAAACATGTATTCCAAGTGCGGTGATTTGAATGACTCACTCCAAGTCTTTCATCGAATGAGTCAAAAGAACTCGGTTTCATGGAACTCTATTATTGCGGCTTTCGCTCGCCATGGAGATGGTTTTAGAGcacttgaattttatgaagagatgagaatggAGGGTGTAGCACCAACAGATGTTACATTTTTGTCACTACTACATGCGTGCAGCCATGCAGGCTTTGTCGACAAGGGCATGGAGTTCTTAGAATCCATGACTAGAGATCACGGCATAAGTCCTCGCTCGGAACATTATGCCTGTGTTGTTGACATGTTGGGCAGGGCAGGACTTCTTGAGGAAGCTAAAAAGTTCATTGAGGGATTCCCTGAGAATCCGGGTGTACCGATTTGGCAAGCATTGCTTGGTGCTTGTAGCATCCATGGTGATTCTGAGATGGGTAAATATGCCGCGGATCAATTATTTTTAGCTACACCAGAGAGGCCAGCTCCTTATGTTTTGATGGCAAACATATACTCCATTGAAGGGAAATGGAAAGAAAGAGCGGGTGCCATTAAGAGAATGAAAGAGATGGGAGTAGCAAAGGAAGTAGGCATAAGTTGCATTGAGATTGATAAGAAAGTTAACAGTTTCGTTGTTGGGGACAAGTTGCATCCAAAAGCTGACATTATATACTGGGTTTTGTGTGGGTTATTAGAACACCTGAAAGATGAAGGTTATGTACCTGATAAAAAGTGTATTCTCTATTACTTGGGCCAAGAAAATAAGGATTATTA TATAAATATTGAACATCTGAATATAA TGAGAATAATGGGTTCGTGGTTGTTGAGTGGCTTAACATTAACAGCAACCCCAACCCCAATTACCATTTTACCCTTTCGGAAACACGGTTCTCCATTCATTCCGAAGAAGCAAGCAAGAAGAGTTAGTTACAGTTGCAGTTGCAGAAGCAGAGAAGATGTTCCTCTTTCCACTGCTTCAGCTTATGCAGTTCTTGGACTTCAACCTGATTGCTCCACCACCGAGATCAAAGCTGCTTTTCGATCCAAA GTTAAGCAGTTCCATCCAGATGTTAACAAAGACGGTGATTCCATGATTCGCCGTGTAATTGAGGCGTACCAG ATACTTTCTAACTGCACCCGATCAGAAATTATTGAAAG GGAATGCTTAGATCCATTTGATGCACCAGAGTGTGAAgcttttgatatttttgttaatgagCTTCTCTGTGTTGGCAAAG CATGTTCAAGTTCATGTGTGCAAAGAGCACCTCATGCATTTTCGTTTGTGTCTTCCACTGGAACAGCGCGTGCATCTTCTCAAG GTCATGGCGATGATTATCAAGTTCAATGTGCTGTCGGACAATGCCCTAGAAATTGCATTCATTACGTTACCCCATCACAAAGAATCCTCTTGGAGGAGCTACTTGACAG TATACTAGAAGCACCCTACGATATATCGGCTGAGGCAGACTTACTTTACTCACTTATCACTAAAGCTAAGTTTGAGAATAACCGATTTCAAAAACCTAAGAAGCAACCCAAAACCTCAAGCCAGCATGTTGAGTGGTTTTAA
- the LOC107491814 gene encoding cyclin-P3-1, translating to MPTRSEAYKSLLQVEESSENGTLIPRALLILSSVWERSIKKNDKLVMMISSKNITVFHGSKAPKLSITRYMERILKYARCSSSCFVIAQIYIDRYFSKNGGYLTSFNAHRLLITSLLVAVKFLDDRYFSNAYYAQVGGISTQEMNRMELEFLFSLEFRLFVTTEMFVKYCEKLDKVDNIGEYQIRRPIIRSNAK from the exons atgccTACAAGATCAGAGGCATACAAATCACTACTACAAGTTGAAGAATCATCAGAAAATGGGACCTTGATACCCCGTGCTCTGCTTATTCTGTCCTCTGTTTGGGAGAGATCGATTAAGAAGAATGACAaattggtgatgatgatatCATCAAAGAATATCACCGTGTTCCATGGATCGAAGGCACCAAAGTTGAGCATCACACGGTACATGGAGCGCATCTTAAAGTATGCACGGTGTAGTTCCTCTTGTTTTGTGATAGCGCAGATATACATTGACAGGTATTTCAGTAAAAATGGTGGATACCTAACTTCCTTCAATGCTCACCGCCTCCTCATTACAAGCCTTCTTGTTGCTGTCAAATTCCTCGACGATCG ATATTTTAGCAATGCTTACTATGCTCAAGTAGGGGGAATTAGCACCCAAGAGATGAACAGGATGGAGCTAGAGTTTCTGTTTAGTTTGGAATTTAGATTGTTTGTGACAACTGAAATGTTCGTCAAATACTGTGAGAAGCTTGATAAGGTTGATAATATTGGAGAATATCAGATTCGTCGTCCAATAATAAGAAGTAATGCAAAGTAA
- the LOC107491815 gene encoding putative UDP-glucuronate:xylan alpha-glucuronosyltransferase 4, giving the protein MMTPPRHSPHSSSLKQKRFLICLLLISIPSLIIVIIISAKHQKPPLVGTALSDDNNVHEKKETKPAWFDVIAKGIKEEKIKIGLVNIQDDEELVGSLHHHLHPKVETLTVNFDHVNESLKWEELYPEWIDENERWGKPKCPEMAMAAAKEDLNVVVARVPSCGVRDVFRLQVNLVVANLAVENGWVSWVEFDHRVVYVVFVGSSSSCGPMEEIFRCDDLLMHNYNNNHNQEGGYYWVYKPDLRSLKHKTLMPIGSCQIAPAYETWRWRPEKKKQNSSTTLSPNARTAYVTILHSSELYVCGAISLAQSIIQNPDKDTHRLHETKDLVLLADDSITSESLTALKAAGWNKIKRIQRIRSPFAKKSSYNEWNYSKLRIWELTMYEKIIFLDSDVIVLKSIHGFFYYPQLSAAPNEKAMFNSGVMVIEPSQCMFENMLDKIHKVKSYNGGDQGFLNEVFAWWHRTPSKLNKLKTFRSNNSGNHEDDEDLYTIHYLGLKPWMCYRDYDCNWDKEEYRMFASDLAHQKWWQVYDAMPKELQSYCGLSTKMNQRIVKWRRIAMNDSTFDAHSKIQVKDPRRNNYHVA; this is encoded by the exons ATGATGACTCCTCCTAGGCACTCTCCTCATTCATCTTCTTTGAAGCAAAAACGTTTCCTAATTTGTCTTTTACTTATCTCCATACCGTCATTGattattgtaataataatttcaGCGAAACACCAAAAACCGCCATTAGTTGGCACCGCCTTAAGCGATGATAATAATGTTCATGAGAAGAAGGAAACAAAACCAGCTTGGTTTGATGTCATAGCAAAAGGCATCAAAGAAGAGAAGATTAAGATAGGCCTAGTTAATATCCAAGACGACGAAGAACTAGTAGGTTCACttcatcatcaccttcatcCAAAAGTAGAGACTTTAACTGTGAATTTTGATCATGTGAATGAGAGTTTGAAGTGGGAGGAGTTGTATCCTGAGTGGATTGATGAAAATGAGAGATGGGGTAAGCCCAAGTGCCCGGAAATGGCAATGGCGGCGGCGAAAGAGGATCTGAATGTTGTGGTGGCCAGGGTTCCATCATGTGGGGTTAGGGATGTGTTTAGGTTGCAAGTGAATTTGGTGGTGGCGAATTTGGCGGTGGAGAATGGGTGGGTGAGTTGGGTGGAGTTTGATCATAGGGTTGTGTATGTTGTGTTTGTTgggtcttcttcttcttgtggtCCAATGGAAGAGATTTTCAGGTGTGATGATCTTTTGatgcataattataataataatcataatcaagAAGGTGGGTATTACTGGGTTTACAAGCCTGATTTGAGAAGCCTCAAGCACAAAACCCTTATGCCTATTGGTTCATGCCAGATTGCACCTGCTTAT GAAACATGGAGATGGAGgccagagaagaagaaacaaaattcCAGCACTACCCTCAGTCCCAATGCAAGAACAGCCTATGTTACCATCCTTCACTCTTCAGAGCTTTATGTATGTGGTGCAATTTCTCTTGCTCAGAGCATCATTCAAAACCCCGACAAAGATACCCACCGCCTCCACGAAACCAAAGACCTTGTCCTTCTCGCCGACGATTCCATCACCTCCGAATCCTTAACCGCTCTGAAAGCCGCCGGCTGGAACAAGATCAAGCGCATCCAACGCATCCGAAGCCCCTTCGCCAAGAAATCTTCATACAACGAGTGGAACTACAGCAAGCTTCGAATATGGGAACTCACAATGTACGAGAAAATCATCTTCCTAGATTCCGATGTTATTGTCCTCAAGAGCATACATGGTTTCTTCTATTATCCGCAGTTATCCGCTGCACCCAACGAGAAAGCTATGTTTAATTCCGGAGTCATGGTGATTGAACCGTCACAGTGCATGTTCGAGAACATGTTGGACAAAATTCACAAGGTGAAATCTTACAACGGAGGTGACCAAGGTTTCTTAAATGAAGTCTTCGCATGGTGGCATAGAACGCCATCAAAGCTAAACAAGCTTAAAACTTTTAGGTCTAATAATAGTGGGAACCATGAAGATGATGAGGATTTGTACACCATACATTATTTAGGGTTGAAACCGTGGATGTGTTACCGGGACTATGATTGCAACTGGGACAAAGAAGAGTACCGCATGTTTGCTAGTGACTTGGCACACCAAAAATGGTGGCAGGTTTATGATGCCATGCCCAAAGAGTTGCAATCTTATTGTGGGCTTAGCACCAAGATGAATCAAAGGATTGTAAAGTGGAGAAGGATAGCCATGAATGATAGTACTTTTGATGCCCATTCGAAGATTCAGGTTAAAGATCCTAGAAGGAACAATTATCATGTGGCTTAG